One genomic window of Pelmatolapia mariae isolate MD_Pm_ZW linkage group LG5, Pm_UMD_F_2, whole genome shotgun sequence includes the following:
- the si:ch1073-335m2.2 gene encoding msx2-interacting protein isoform X4: MREYVKRFCLGLSHSDHLDFIWISFGNFFSKSSESRERAYDHSPYGHHDRSGTFDRQRHYNADYYRDRSVFTAAGPGSSSVGGSFEASDPHFDSRIRDPFTLTNSSRRDLYRDDRGRRVDRTYHHRRSRSSHSSQSRHPSPQRTTGQPPKTPHSPKKAPLSPGRGPRSRSHSRSSSSDSVSSTSSTGSGSDSNSSSSDGSQARSVQSSATHAPPQSSMALDSEEPRRSFGIKVQNLPVRSTDTSLKDGLFHEFKKHGKVTSVQIHGTSEDRYGLVFFRQQEDQEKALSVSKGKLFFGMLIEVTAWNGPETESENEFRPLDGRIDEFHPKATRTLFIGNLEKTTSYQQLLDIFQRFGEIVDIDIKKVNGVPQYAFVQYSDIASVCKAIKKMDGEYLGANRLKLGFGKSMPTTCVWLDGLSANITEQYLTRHFCRYGHVVKVVFDRLKGMALILYNNTDFAQTAVRETKGWKIGGNKIKVDFASQESQMAFYRSMQASGQDIRDFYEIPPERREDRRAPYHEFAAERAYYENIRTPGLYTEDTRREYAARSRDRFPELEHYQGDHFDPRYHEDPRDYRDYRDPFEQDIRKYTYIQRERERERERFEADRSRWSPSHPRRPISPTVSPSASERVPRDSERRVYSQSSERSDSVSSVSPPHFDKSEKTLLEHPSKSEKSNQSDRLSGTEKTKRAKRKEKGDKAEKIKSRKAKGQSPSNPLPETEPETGFDGGSGRGRGSDQDVHEKQKCKGDGDLLTSTLLVKSERSDMSKSDGSDLDGRNRLKKHVKSETDGKDSAVDLDRRAARKRRFGDSGAGRTARQKRSRHEEEDGNQSSDFGASTTYLKEMDTDKHKDSQRKDSRPKNEKSGTPKDGQEDLKVQREKSEGSLDPLESKQHLGHPSSRRFSQEGIADQNSTREPDHHTSVKIGQNSEINKSAKNKEDHIDIDTSQSYRKQMEQNRRLHQQQQQRESEKTDKPASPQGTETEDLEHRSLVHEVGKPPEDVTDNFPSHKLKKPDQIDSESGIKRERVYRSFKQKSEDLDWNTSSPPGHFSNHPDEDFADPPQKELSRNDEKSHSDLELLVKRTHNTQVNKTSTPLLSVEDEKQKRWESRIKQGLLPDLNFSRNINKNIHNRKRLEYAICHDLEPGEVRSDSEEDREPKPHSPVPSTSMPFSERPRADRFSDPKQAQLEKNKFYSFALDQTITPDTKALLERAKSLSSSREDNWSFLDYDSHFVNLRNRKDTEKVEAAPRPTPSWYMKKKKTRIGSEDKLDDRKEEPKPEEQERRELFASRFLHSAVFELDSRRLQHLERKHEEPEQNSQQAAGDGELDSGPVVLFHSRFLELTRLQQQKNKTQQLQEAKEDTIPTNENKVEQAPVQEHQPLQSPETTETTTEAEIKPITPAENVVPEPKLEPASVTQTVIKDVPPPDDICVLLNPPHDQCPPVSVKKEQETDQEHVVSMQHPPIQTSDSLPVPITASESNYSANRDRHSPSEAKLDIVIEDVKPTFTEPCHESHDELVSNSEPELDPEATQPEVPVASSPVQPSLVEQLEVFKKETPSTCKLGSENEGDIKSQAGKVQVPVDSERNDEPVLSQKENKTKEIKNKKYKSLAQVASVPVPSAPGTEKQATRKSERIDREKLKRGSSPRGESRSTGKSPIHGSDPDTSEHSIPVSRARRRNVKSVYATPVEDDTPVRSGKDVAESPRSARKRGTDKDAIQQNTEPDPPTPTHANKRGRPPKNRRQGDDIATAKVEKSKLDGKDTDSNESESGERIPRMSKGRTPPYDTKGSSNQMPTSLGSGSTRKGDKTEAADDNGQENDFTYEDTSPLQESSVSGKEDPSLKIDEKKEEMVKQGIELPKGKDALHEKVYDDKSNGKETDASSLEEKTMSEKDKTLRGKARNSKSPVLKNLKIRLHATEVKDLLQLGEEEPATPEDSSKRLRHGDHSEQVLKCTNANKGGSSNEENENTASDQKELLGTSKNVISQELELEQAVENIAKLTDPTFPTEPTPPVPHTNVKSDPEEEKPSNPASESELMAAIDSITQAPPANLDVVSEPEIQDLVQHIKEDETNTSSAQEEPTFPNTPKKGPKGRPKTPKRSKDQKQVRKDLKDGHSLTEEPAAPLADSTASDAKVVSETPAAAATTAVITPATWKTEPETSAVKATDVNTETESSSEEHIQHFKSLYPQSKSPICTKPQHLPSECNSPSLSPRANKPNVRPIQTSRNPVSPPDWRHQSKDTSASSLPIMPLPTKENQPLPSESENKDIDHGTSDLRQILMKPKTSSLTGSSSVSSNLPNLRDHNLSESNSQLTAIVSNKSSLSDSKISVHSAPLNVRPPQTTPETKSVISVIASTATSVISRICNPSEPEDKVNMNIVDMPIAKPTYRPSKDDTGSYPVLPAGDEGGSATRFIIESPTLSTGSCPGLRVNTSEGVVVLSHSGQKTEGPQRISAKISQIPSATPSEMESQQLVSMPKQDLYSQSGLQKGPSSQTDHGHPSKHQSGLSSIKQENTGLEKMDSAYQSGPQGVVKRLPPSNQQVIGYHQDYMPLKHPKKMDSADPHGTDGTKPPWTSAVSPAISPHLPSPPGNHVGFSDRTPSHLGGVKQEPRSPRKSGHPHSPFVSSPIGSSSPKGIPVMLSTSHPAMQQFIAGVHHPEQSVIMPPHSVPGGLGRMSPHCVTQSIQVGHLVQGDVRVNTPPLSVMSYGMHSESLSSPWSGAMQPRPTSPQAVGRDKVLKVNPGSLRSHEGEQEESRHFHQTGRPSSAQLKLDTLQPDPRGSLRSSGHLDKTYIAQRDMRVLLHQQGDRSTADSHSGHIQETSLSPRAHALSKGVSDKDITKSLEAKRPHSPLPKDGMMGMRQSGQAMASPQRVQLMPPGPSGSFTDYPGMYSNPRGIHSQMPEASAVGLTQPPMNVTPAAVVDHQAKDGKMTQPVNMVQLLTKYPIVWQGLLALKNDTAAVQLHFVCGNKALAHRSLPLQEGGALLRIVQRMRLEASQLESVARRMTGDTDYCLLLALPCGRDQDDVLNQTQALKAAFINYLQTKLAAGIINIPNPGSNQPAYVLQIFPPCEFSESHLSQLAPDLLNRISSISPHLMIVITSV; the protein is encoded by the exons AGCAGTTCTGTTGGGGGAAGCTTTGAGGCGTCAGACCCACACTTTGACTCTAGAATCCGAGACCCTTTTACTCTTACTAACTCTTCACGACGTGACCTGTACCGAGATGACAGAGGACGGCGTGTCGATCGGACTTACCATCACCGTCGGAGTCGATCGTCTCACTCCTCACAGTCAAGGCATCCCTCCCCTCAGCGGACCACGGGGCAACCCCCCAAAACTCCTCATTCCCCTAAAAAAGCACCTTTGTCCCCTGGGAGAGGCCCGAGGTCTCGATCTCACAGCAGATCTTCAAGCTCTgattcagtcagcagcacaagcagcacaggcagTGGCAG TGATTCAAACAGCAGCTCAAGTGATGGATCGCAGGCTCGTTCTGTTCAGTCATCAGCTACACACGCACCACCTCAGTCCTCTATGGCGCTTGACTCTGAAGAGCCCCGTAGGAGCTTTGGCATTAAAGTGCAAAATCTACCAGTACGCTCAACGG ACACGAGTTTGAAAGATGGACTTTTCCATGAATTCAAGAAACATGGGAAAGTGACTTCAGTGCAGATCCATGGAACATCAGAAGACCGCTATGGGTTGGTATTCTTCAGACAGCAAGAGGATCAAGAAAAAGCCCTTAGTGTCTCCAAAGGAAAGCTGTTTTTCGGCATGCTTATTGAAGTCACTGCCTGGAATGGACCAG AAACAGAAAGTGAAAATGAGTTCAGGCCTTTGGATGGGCGAATAGATGAATTCCATCCAAAGGCCACAAGGACACTGTTTATAGGGAACCTGGAAAAGACCACCAGTTACCAACAGCTTCTTGACATTTTCCAGCGCTTTGGTGAAATTGTG GACATTGACATCAAGAAAGTAAATGGAGTTCCCCAGTATGCCTTTGTCCAGTATTCTGATATTGCCAGTGTTTGCAAGGCTataaagaagatggatggagagtATCTGGGAGCCAACAGACTAAAG CTCGGTTTTGGAAAGAGTATGCCTACAACATGTGTTTGGCTTGATGGGTTATCAGCCAATATTACAGAGCAATACCTCACGCGGCATTTCTGCCGCTACGGACATGTAGTTAAG gtgGTGTTTGATAGATTGAAGGGGATGGCCCTCATCTTGTACAACAACACCGACTTTGCTCAGACAGCTGTAAGAGAGACCAAAGGTTGGAAGATTGGTGGCAATAAAATAAAG GTGGATTTTGCAAGTCAAGAGAGTCAGATGGCTTTCTACCGATCCATGCAGGCATCCGGTCAAGACATTAGAGACTTCTATGAAATCCCTCCTGAACGACG AGAGGATCGCAGAGCTCCGTATCATGAATTTGCAGCAGAAAGGGCTTACTATGAGAATATACGAACCCCTGGCCTCTATACAGAGGACACTCGAAGAGAGTATGCTGCCCGCAGCAGAGACCGGTTTCCTGAACTTGAACATTATCAAGGGGATCATTTTGACCCACGCTATCATGAAGACCCAAGAGACTACAGGGATTACAGAGACCCCTTTGAGCAAGACATCCGGAAGTACACATATATTCAAAGGGAACGAGAAAGGGAGCGAGAACGTTTTGAAGCTGATCGCAGCAGGTGGAGCCCTTCCCATCCAAGGCGACCTATTAGTCCAACAGTATCACCTTCAGCATCTGAGCGGGTTCCTAGAGACTCAGAACGACGAGTTTACAGCCAGTCCTCTGAACGAAGTGACAGCGTGAGTTCAGTGTCACCACCACATTTTGATAAATCTGAAAAGACCCTGCTAGAACATCCCTCCAAGAGCGAGAAGAGCAATCAGTCAGATCGTTTATCTGGAACTGAGAAAACCAAACGTGCGAAACGGAAAGAGAAAGGCGACAAAGCTGAAAAGATCAAATCAAGAAAAGCAAAGGGGCAATCCCCATCAAATCCACTACCTGAAACAGAGCCTGAGACTGGTTTTGATGGAGGGTCTGGAAGGGGAAGAGGATCAGACCAGGATGTccatgaaaaacagaaatgtaaagGGGATGGCGACCTTCTTACTAGTACTCTGTTAGTAAAAAGTGAAAGATCTGACATGAGTAAAAGTGATGGTTCAGACTTGGATGGAAGGAATCGACTCAAGAAACATGTTAAGTCTGAAACTGATGGAAAAGATTCTGCAGTAGATTTGGATCGCCGTGCTGCAAGAAAAAGGCGGTTTGGTGACTCTGGAGCAGGAAGGACTGCTCGTCAGAAGAGAAGCAGgcatgaggaggaggatggtaATCAGTCTTCTGACTTTGGTGCAAGTACAACATATTTGAAAGAAATGgatacagacaaacacaaagattCCCAGAGGAAAGATTCAAGacccaaaaatgaaaaaagtggaACTCCAAAAGATGGTCAAGAGGACCTTAAAGTACAAAGAGAGAAATCAGAGGGATCTTTGGACCCACTGGAGTCCAAACAACATCTAGGGCACCCTTCCTCCAGACGATTTTCACAAGAGGGTATTGCAGACCAAAACAGTACAAGAGAACCAGACCACCATACTTCTGTAAAAATTGGTCAAAATTCTGAAATTAACAAAAGTGCCAAGAATAAAGAAGACCACATTGACATTGATACCTCTCAAAGTTATCGCAAACAGATGGAGCAAAACAGGCGTTTGcatcagcagcaacagcagcgcGAGTCTGAGAAAACTGACAAACCAGCTAGTCCCCAAGGAACTGAAACAGAGGACTTAGAGCATCGGAGCCTCGTGCATGAAGTTGGTAAACCCCCTGAGGATGTCACAGATAATTTTCCGTCCCACAAACTAAAGAAACCAGACCAGATTGACTCCGAGTCAGGGATAAAGAGAGAGCGTGTGTACAGGAgctttaaacaaaaaagtgaagATCTCGACTGGAACACCAGCTCCCCTCCAGGACATTTCTCAAATCATCCAGATGAGGACTTTGCGGATCCTCCTCAGAAAGAGTTGAGCCGAAATGATGAAAAATCTCACTCAGATCTGGAGCTATTAGTCAAAAGGACACATAACACACAAGTTAACAAGACAAGCACTCCTTTACTCAGTGTGGAGGACGAGAAGCAAAAGAGATGGGAGAGCAGAATTAAACAAGGCTTGTTACCTGACCTGAACTTTTCtcgaaatataaataaaaacattcacaaTCGCAAACGTTTGGAGTACGCTATTTGTCATGACTTGGAGCCTGGGGAAGTACGATCTGACTCCGAAGAGGACAGAGAGCCCAAACCCCACTCTCCTGTGCCCTCCACATCTATGCCTTTTTCTGAAAGACCAAGAGCTGACAGATTTTCAGACCCTAAACAAGCACAGCTTGAGAAGAATAAATTCTACTCCTTTGCACTTGACCAGACTATCACACCTGACACAAAGGCTCTGCTTGAGCGTGCAAAATCTCTGTCATCTTCCAGAGAAGATAACTGGTCATTTTTAGACTACGATTCTCATTTTGTAAACTTACGCAACAGAAAAGACACTGAAAAGGTGGAAGCAGCACCAAGGCCAACACCTTCCTGgtatatgaaaaagaaaaagactcgAATTGGATCGGAAGATAAACTTGATGACAGGAAAGAGGAACCTAAGCCAGAGGAACAAGAACGCAGGGAGCTATTTGCCTCCCGATTCCTTCACAGCGCTGTCTTTGAGCTGGACTCGAGAAGACTTCAGCACCTGGAACGCAAGCATGAGGAACCTGAGCAAAACAGTCAGCAAGCAGCAGGAGATGGTGAACTTGACTCAGGGCCTGTTGTCCTTTTCCATAGTCGTTTTTTGGAACTAACACGACTacagcaacagaaaaataaaactcagcagctgcaggaggCAAAAGAAGACACTATAcccacaaatgaaaacaaagtagAACAAGCTCCTGTTCAAGAGCATCAACCTCTGCAGTCACCTGAAACAACAGAAACTACCACAGAGGCAGAAATTAAACCAATCACCCCTGCTGAAAATGTAGTTCCTGAACCCAAACTCGAACCAGCTTCTGTCACTCAAACTGTGATCAAAGACGTTCCTCCACCTGATGACATATGTGTTTTACTAAACCCACCCCATGATCAATGTCCCCCTGTGTCTGTCAAAAAGGAACAAGAAACGGATCAGGAACATGTTGTTTCCATGCAGCACCCACCAATTCAGACATCAGATTCTCTGCCTGTACCCATTACAGCATCTGAATCCAACTATTCAGCGAATAGAGATAGACATTCTCCATCTGAGGCAAAGCTGGATATTGTTATTGAGGATGTAAAACCTACATTCACAGAACCTTGCCACGAGTCTCACGATGAGCTTGTTAGCAATTCTGAACCAGAGCTGGATCCTGAGGCAACACAACCAGAAGTACCTGTAGCCAGTAGTCCAGTACAGCCTAGTCTTGTTGAGCAGTTGGAAGTATTCAAGAAAGAGACTCCATCCACTTGTAAATTAGGATCAGAGAATGAAGGTGATATAAAATCTCAAGCTGGTAAAGTACAGGTACCAGTTGACAGTGAAAGAAATGATGAACCAGTCTTATctcagaaagaaaataaaacaaaagaaataaaaaataagaagtATAAGTCTCTTGCACAAGTTGCTTCTGTTCCTGTACCGTCTGCACCAGGTACTGAGAAACAAGCAACACGCAAGAGTGAGCGCATTGACAGAGAGAAGCTGAAACGTGGCTCATCCCCGAGAGGTGAGTCGAGGTCCACAGGCAAATCTCCAATCCATGGATCAGATCCCGATACCTCTGAGCACAGCATACCAGTAAGCAGAGCAAGACGAAGAAACGTTAAATCAGTCTATGCCACCCCAGTTGAAGATGATACACCAGTTCGTTCCGGAAAGGATGTTGCAGAGTCGCCACGCTCTGCCCGAAAACGTGGTACAGACAAAGATGCCATACAGCAAAATACTGAACCAGATCCACCAACTCCAACACATGCAAATAAACGTGGCCGCCCTCCCAAGAATCGCAGGCAAGGTGATGATATTGCAACTGCTAAAGTAGAAAAATCTAAACTGGATGGTAAAGACACGGATTCAAATGAATCAGAAAGTGGTGAACGTATTCCAAGAATGTCAAAAGGGAGAACACCACCGTATGACACAAAGGGTTCATCAAATCAGATGCCCACATCACTAGGATCTGGATCAACAAGGAAGGGGGACAAAACTGAGGCAGCTGATGATAATGGTCAGGAAAATGATTTCACGTATGAAGATACCTCGCCTTTGCAAGAGTCATCAGTTTCAGGTAAAGAAGATCCATCACTGAAAATTGatgaaaagaaagaggagaTGGTCAAACAAGGCATAGAATTGCCCAAAGGTAAAGATGCTCTCCATGAAAAGGTATATGATGacaaatcaaatggaaaagagaCAGATGCCTCCAGCCTGGAAGAGAAAACCATGTCAGAAAAAGATAAAACTCTTAGAGGAAAAGCAAGGAATTCCAAGTCACCAGTCCTCAAGAACCTCAAAATCAGACTGCATGCAACAGAGGTGAAAGACCTTCTTCAGTTAGGAGAAGAAGAGCCTGCGACTCCAGAAGACTCGTCAAAAAGGCTTAGACATGGTGACCACAGTGAACAGGTTTTAAAGTGCACAAATGCTAACAAAGGAGGCTCCAgcaatgaagaaaatgaaaatacagcTTCAGACCAAAAGGAGCTCCTGGGAACatcaaaaaatgtaatttcacaGGAGCTGGAACTGGAGCAAGCTGTGGAGAACATTGCTAAATTAACAGATCCAACCTTTCCAACAGAACCAACACCGCCTGTCCCTCATACAAATGTAAAAAGTGACCCAGAGGAAGAAAAACCATCTAATCCTGCCAGTGAGTCAGAACTGATGGCTGCTATTGATTCAATAACCCAGGCACCTCCAGCAAATCTAGATGTAGTCTCAGAACCTGAGATTCAAGACTTGGTTCAGCACATTAAAGAAGATGAAACAAATACATCTTCTGCCCAGGAGGAACCCACTTTCCCAAACACACCCAAAAAGGGCCCCAAGGGAAGACCTAAAACACCTAAACGTTCTAAAGACCAGAAGCAAGTAAGAAAGGATTTGAAAGATGGACATTCGTTAACTGAGGAACCGGCAGCCCCATTAGCAGATAGTACAGCTTCTGATGCAAAGGTTGTTTCTGAGACACCTGCTGCTGCAGCAACTACAGCAGTTATTACTCCTGCTACTTGGAAGACAGAACCTGAAACCTCAGCAGTCAAAGCTACAGatgtaaacacagagacagagtcaTCTTCAGAAGAACACATTCAGCATTTTAAGTCTCTTTACCCGCAGTCCAAGAGTCCAATATGCACAAAGCCACAGCACTTGCCATCTGAGTGCAACTCCCCTTCTCTGTCACCACGAGCTAATAAGCCAAATGTCAGACCAATTCAAACAAGCAGAAATCCTGTTTCTCCACCAGACTGGCGCCATCAGTCTAAAGATACCAGTGCCTCTTCCTTACCGATCATGCCATTACCAACCAAGGAAAACCAGCCTTTACCATCAGAGTCTGAAAACAAGGATATTGATCATGGCACAAGTGACTTGAGACAGATTTTAATGAAACCTAAAACTAGTTCACTGACAGGCAGCAGTTCTGTTTCAAGTAATCTGCCAAACCTTCGAGATCACAACCTATCTGAAAGTAATTCTCAGCTCACAGCCATTGTGTCAAATAAGTCATCACTGTCTGATAGTAAAATATCAGTGCATTCTGCCCCACTTAATGTTAGACCTCCACAAACGACTCCTGAGACAAAGTCTGTGATCTCTGTTATTGCATCCACTGCCACATCTGTTATCAGCCGTATTTGCAATCCTTCTGAGCCTGAGGACAAGGTGAACATGAACATTGTTGACATGCCTATAGCCAAACCAACTTATAGGCCCAGCAAAGATGATACTGGGTCATATCCTGTGCTGCCTGCTGGTGATGAAGGAGGAAGTGCTACACGCTTCATTATTGAGAGCCCCACTCTTAGCACTGGATCTTGCCCAGGTCTGAGAGTAAATACATCTGAAGGAGTGGTGGTATTGAGCCATTCCGGTCAAAAAACAGAGGGACCCCAGCGAATTAGTGCAAAGATAAGTCAGATCCCATCAGCAACACCAAGTGAGATGGAATCTCAGCAACTGGTATCCATGCCCAAGCAGGATTTGTATTCCCAGTCAGGGCTTCAAAAAGGGCCTTCATCACAGACGGATCATGGGCATCCCAGTAAACACCAGTCAGGATTGTCTTCaatcaaacaagaaaacactggTTTGGAAAAGATGGATTCCGCTTACCAATCTGGACCTCAAGGAGTAGTGAAGCGTCTGCCACCAAGCAACCAGCAGGTAATAGGTTACCATCAAGATTACATGCCTTtaaaacatccaaagaaaatgGATAGTGCCGATCCTCATGGTACAGATGGAACCAAACCGCCTTGGACCTCTGCCGTAAGCCCTGCAATAAGCCCCCATTTGCCCTCTCCACCTGGAAACCACGTAGGTTTTAGTGATAGAACTCCTTCACATCTCGGTGGGGTCAAGCAGGAACCACGGTCCCCACGTAAGTCAGGGCACCCACACTCTCCATTTGTGTCTTCACCCATTGGTTCCTCATCACCCAAGGGTATTCCAGTTATGTTATCCACTAGCCATCCTGCCATGCAACAGTTTATTGCTGGCGTGCATCATCCCGAGCAGTCAGTTATCATGCCACCTCATAGTGTGCCTGGAGGCTTGGGACGAATGTCTCCACATTGTGTTACTCAGTCAATTCAAGTGGGGCATCTGGTCCAGGGAGATGTCAGAGTCAATACTCCACCTCTTTCTGTGATGAGCTACGGCATGCACAGTGAGTCGCTCAGCTCCCCTTGGTCTGGTGCCATGCAGCCACGGCCTACCTCACCTCAGGCTGTTGGCAGAGACAAGGTTCTCAAAGTAAACCCAGGTTCTTTGAGGAGTCATGAGGGGGAACAGGAAGAATCAAGACACTTCCACCAGACAGGCAGACCATCCTCTGCACAGCTGAAACTGGACACTCTGCAGCCCGATCCTCGTGGGAGTTTGCGGAGTAGTGGCCATTTGGACAAAACATACATAGCACAGAGAGACATGCGTGTTCTTTTGCATCAACAGGGGGATCGTTCAACCGCAGACTCTCATTCTGGACACATTCAGGAGACCTCTCTATCTCCAAGAGCACATGCTTTGTCTAAAGGTGTGTCCGACAAGGATATAACAAAGTCTTTAGAGGCAAAGAGGCCCCACTCTCCACTTCCTAAGGATGGAATGATGGGAATGAGACAATCCGGACAAGCAATGGCATCTCCCCAGAGGGTTCAGCTGATGCCACCTGGACCTAGTGGTTCATTCACAGACTACCCGGGGATGTACTCAAACCCGAGAGGAATCCATTCTCAAATGCCAGAAGCGTCTGCTGTTGGACTTACCCAGCCGCCAATGAATGTCACACCTGCTGCG GTTGTGGACCACCAGGCAAAAGATGGCAAGATGACACAGCCTGTTAATATGGTGCAGTTACTCACG AAATACCCTATTGTGTGGCAAGGGTTGCTTGCACTTAAAAACGACACAGCTGCAGTCCAGCTGCATTTCGTCTGTGGCAACAAAGCTTTGGCCCATCGATCACTCCCCCTACAAGAAGGAGGTGCACTGCTGAGGATTGTCCAGAGGATGAGACTGGAGGCTTCACAACTGGAGAGTGTAGCCAGAAGAATGACT GGAGACACCGACTACTGTCTCCTCCTTGCTCTGCCTTGTGGACGAGATCAAGATGACGTCCTGAACCAGACCCAAGCTCTTAAGGCAGCATTCATCAATTACTTGCAGACAAAGTTGGCTGCTGGTATTATCAACATCCCCAACCCAGGTTCCAATCAG CCCGCCTATGTGCTTCAGATTTTCCCTCCGTGCGAGTTTTCAGAGAGCCACTTATCCCAGCTCGCCCCCGACCTTCTCAACAGGATTT